One region of Alcanivorax sediminis genomic DNA includes:
- a CDS encoding Re/Si-specific NAD(P)(+) transhydrogenase subunit alpha, translated as MIIGVPKEICPGEQRVALTPANVSALLKKQGVEIKVERGAGEIAGYPDSAFEAAGAKLVDRDEIFSSSQVVLQVQTPGSNTANGNEDLDKLSEGQTLIGMTDPLANPQFAQALAEKKVSGLALELVPRITRAQAMDVLSSMAMIAGYKCVLLAATESQRMFPMNMTAAGTLNASRVFIMGAGVAGLQACATAKRLGAVVEAYDVRPAAREQILSVGAKPVELDLDTGEAEGSGGYAKAQGEDFLKRQRELMTEVVKEMDVIITTAAVPGAKSPILVTEDMVKAMKPGSIIVDLAAERGGNCEITEAGKTVVKHGVTIMGPENVPSSVAFHASQMFGKNMENLLNLLLDDNGDLQLDFEDEIVAETVISHGGDVPQARLRDLLGLPALAKPEPAAEEAADADSKEEN; from the coding sequence GTGATTATCGGTGTTCCCAAAGAAATTTGCCCTGGCGAGCAGCGCGTTGCTTTAACGCCTGCCAATGTCAGTGCACTTCTGAAAAAACAAGGTGTCGAGATCAAGGTCGAGCGTGGCGCTGGCGAAATCGCTGGCTACCCGGACAGCGCTTTTGAAGCTGCCGGTGCCAAACTGGTTGATCGTGACGAGATTTTCTCTTCTTCCCAGGTTGTTCTTCAGGTTCAAACGCCAGGCAGCAACACCGCTAACGGCAATGAGGACCTGGACAAGCTGTCAGAGGGCCAGACCCTGATCGGTATGACCGATCCGCTGGCTAACCCGCAATTTGCCCAGGCACTGGCTGAGAAGAAGGTGTCTGGTCTTGCGCTTGAGCTGGTACCGCGTATTACCCGCGCCCAGGCGATGGACGTTTTGTCTTCCATGGCCATGATTGCCGGTTACAAGTGTGTACTGCTGGCTGCCACCGAGTCCCAGCGCATGTTCCCCATGAACATGACCGCTGCAGGCACCCTGAACGCCTCTCGCGTTTTCATCATGGGTGCGGGCGTGGCAGGTCTTCAGGCTTGTGCGACGGCCAAGCGTCTTGGCGCGGTGGTTGAAGCCTATGACGTTCGCCCGGCGGCTCGTGAGCAGATCCTGTCTGTTGGCGCCAAGCCGGTGGAGCTGGATCTGGACACCGGCGAAGCGGAAGGTTCTGGTGGTTACGCCAAGGCACAGGGTGAGGATTTCCTCAAGCGTCAGCGTGAATTGATGACCGAAGTCGTCAAGGAAATGGACGTGATCATCACCACTGCTGCTGTTCCTGGTGCCAAGAGCCCGATTCTGGTTACCGAAGACATGGTCAAGGCCATGAAGCCCGGTTCCATCATTGTGGATCTGGCTGCCGAGCGTGGTGGTAACTGTGAAATCACTGAAGCTGGTAAAACCGTGGTCAAGCATGGCGTTACCATCATGGGTCCTGAAAACGTCCCCTCTTCTGTGGCATTCCATGCCAGCCAGATGTTCGGCAAGAACATGGAAAACCTCCTCAACCTGCTGCTCGACGACAACGGCGACCTGCAGCTGGACTTTGAAGATGAGATCGTTGCCGAAACCGTGATCAGTCACGGTGGCGATGTTCCCCAGGCCCGTTTGCGCGATTTGCTGGGTCTGCCTGCTCTGGCCAAGCCTGAGCCTGCTGCTGAAGAAGCGGCTGATGCAGACAGCAAGGAGGAAAACTAA
- a CDS encoding carboxy terminal-processing peptidase, producing the protein MSLVRKMFPAALSVLLLGGALQVTGSLRAAPEIEGALKPTSEQTDAAEEISDKLKYHYRKLEFNDALSSRVLDQYLKDLDPNRLYFVASDIKEFDRYRKLLDNQLSDGELEAGYTIFNRFQTRIEERLNAMLEMVNTDLSELKFDGDESVRVDREEADWAADEDELNAIWERQFKNAVLTMRLNDTDDKDIQTRLTRRYESQLKRIKQNTPEDVFQVYINALTQTFDPHTTYFTPHNSENFDISMSRSLEGIGAVLQYEDGYTKVVRLVPGGPAAKGGQLKPADRIVGVSQNEDTPAPVIGLRLDEVVDQIRGPKGTKVNLEIIPAGSNSEHDTRIISIVRNKVVLEEQAAKKDIIEIQRHGETRKLGIIEIPAFYLDFAAFHRGDPDYTSTTSDVAKLLVELRKENIDGLVIDLRNNGGGSLLEVNKLVSLFINRGPTVQVRESSGRVSVEADKFPGVLYAGPMAVIVNRYSASASEIFAGAMQDYGRALIVGDQTYGKGTVQTLLDLNHGKLKMTNAKFYRVSGSSNQNLGIVPDVDMPSLIDKADVGESSLPNAMPWDEIDSASYQRVSDMVPYLPMLRERHDSRIKQDPEFVYVESLRALLDHNRNMEELSLNMEKRASMQKDFDERRLAIENNRRKARAEEPLSDIKALRDLEEQRALDPQSHDEAMDEDPYVRETGEILVDLIDLITDHQVARKG; encoded by the coding sequence ATGTCATTAGTCCGAAAGATGTTTCCTGCTGCGCTGTCGGTTCTTTTGCTGGGTGGCGCCCTTCAGGTCACCGGCAGCCTTCGTGCTGCACCGGAGATTGAAGGGGCCCTCAAGCCGACCAGTGAGCAAACTGATGCGGCCGAGGAAATTTCGGACAAGCTCAAATACCACTACCGCAAGCTGGAATTCAATGATGCGTTATCCAGTCGGGTGCTTGACCAGTACCTGAAGGACCTGGATCCCAATCGCCTTTACTTCGTTGCCAGCGACATCAAGGAATTCGATCGCTATCGCAAGCTGCTCGATAATCAGTTGAGTGATGGCGAACTGGAGGCCGGTTACACCATTTTTAACCGTTTCCAGACCCGTATCGAAGAACGCCTGAATGCCATGCTGGAAATGGTGAACACTGATCTTTCCGAGCTCAAGTTTGATGGTGATGAAAGTGTGCGTGTTGACCGCGAAGAGGCGGACTGGGCCGCAGATGAAGATGAGCTGAATGCCATTTGGGAACGTCAGTTCAAAAATGCCGTTCTGACCATGCGTCTCAACGATACGGACGACAAGGACATTCAGACCCGACTGACCCGTCGCTATGAAAGCCAGCTGAAGCGCATCAAGCAGAACACCCCTGAGGATGTGTTCCAGGTCTACATCAACGCTCTCACACAGACCTTTGATCCGCATACGACCTACTTTACACCGCACAATTCCGAGAACTTCGATATCAGCATGAGTCGTTCCCTGGAAGGCATTGGCGCAGTGCTGCAGTACGAAGATGGCTATACCAAGGTCGTGCGCCTTGTGCCTGGTGGACCAGCGGCCAAGGGTGGGCAGCTGAAGCCCGCTGATCGTATTGTGGGGGTTTCCCAGAATGAAGATACTCCTGCTCCGGTGATCGGCCTGCGTCTCGATGAGGTGGTCGACCAGATTCGTGGGCCGAAAGGTACCAAGGTCAATCTGGAAATCATTCCTGCCGGAAGCAATAGCGAACACGACACCCGCATTATCAGTATTGTGCGCAACAAGGTGGTACTGGAAGAACAGGCAGCGAAAAAGGATATCATCGAAATCCAGCGTCATGGCGAGACCCGCAAGCTGGGCATTATCGAAATACCGGCGTTCTATCTGGACTTCGCCGCCTTCCACCGTGGCGATCCGGACTACACCAGCACCACCAGTGATGTGGCCAAGCTACTGGTTGAGCTGCGTAAAGAGAATATCGATGGTCTGGTGATCGACCTGCGCAACAATGGTGGCGGCTCTCTGCTGGAAGTGAACAAGCTCGTCAGCCTGTTCATCAATCGCGGACCGACGGTTCAGGTGCGCGAATCCAGTGGCCGGGTCAGTGTCGAGGCGGACAAGTTCCCCGGAGTTCTGTACGCGGGCCCCATGGCGGTGATTGTTAACCGTTACAGCGCTTCCGCTTCCGAGATCTTTGCTGGTGCCATGCAGGATTACGGTCGTGCGCTGATCGTGGGCGACCAGACCTACGGCAAGGGTACCGTTCAGACCTTGCTGGATCTGAACCACGGCAAGCTGAAGATGACCAATGCCAAATTCTATCGGGTGTCCGGCTCCAGCAACCAGAACCTGGGTATTGTGCCTGATGTGGACATGCCGTCCCTGATCGACAAGGCAGATGTGGGGGAAAGCTCCCTGCCTAATGCCATGCCCTGGGACGAGATCGATTCTGCAAGCTATCAGCGCGTGAGCGACATGGTGCCCTACCTGCCCATGCTTCGTGAGCGCCATGATAGCCGCATCAAGCAGGATCCCGAATTCGTCTATGTGGAATCCCTGCGTGCCTTGCTCGATCATAACCGCAACATGGAAGAGCTCTCCCTGAATATGGAAAAGCGGGCCTCCATGCAGAAAGATTTCGATGAGCGGCGTCTGGCCATTGAGAACAACCGACGCAAGGCACGGGCGGAAGAGCCCCTGTCAGATATCAAGGCGCTGCGTGACCTTGAAGAACAGCGCGCCCTAGACCCCCAAAGCCATGATGAGGCCATGGATGAAGACCCCTATGTACGAGAGACAGGCGAGATACTGGTGGATCTGATTGACCTGATTACCGACCATCAGGTGGCGCGTAAGGGCTGA
- a CDS encoding DUF481 domain-containing protein, translating to MRSTYFAAMLIAAGLPALSAAAEEGASEEAAKWTGDIGVGLLFKRGNTNSDSVNSNVNASRDSSYWRHTFKAEANNEKEEDPDTEQYSRTEEKYFSSYKLDRKLGENSANYLFNVATYEKDAFSGNHYQASYAIGLGRRWIESDKQTLDLEAGPGYRVKCLEPQDTYFSCDDSEESGIVRVALKYDLKISENTVFREDASSEIGDDGGSSSRAETSLTTAINSHFALRLRHLLEHESKVPAGTKETDHTFSVGLVYTMK from the coding sequence ATGCGCAGCACATACTTCGCTGCCATGCTGATTGCCGCCGGCTTGCCGGCGCTGTCAGCGGCAGCCGAAGAGGGAGCCAGTGAAGAAGCGGCCAAGTGGACCGGTGATATCGGTGTGGGCTTGCTGTTCAAGCGAGGCAATACCAATTCGGACTCGGTCAACAGTAACGTCAATGCCAGCCGTGACAGTAGTTACTGGCGTCATACCTTCAAGGCTGAAGCCAATAACGAGAAGGAAGAGGATCCCGATACCGAGCAATACAGCCGCACCGAAGAAAAATATTTTTCTTCCTACAAGCTGGATCGCAAGTTGGGTGAAAATTCCGCCAATTATCTGTTCAATGTGGCGACCTACGAGAAAGATGCCTTTTCCGGCAATCACTATCAGGCCAGTTACGCTATCGGTCTTGGTCGACGCTGGATTGAATCCGACAAACAAACCCTGGATCTCGAAGCAGGTCCGGGTTATCGGGTGAAGTGTCTTGAACCACAGGACACCTACTTCAGCTGCGACGACTCCGAAGAGAGTGGCATTGTTCGTGTCGCTTTGAAGTATGATCTGAAAATCAGCGAAAACACGGTGTTTCGGGAAGATGCATCCAGTGAGATTGGTGATGACGGTGGCAGCAGCAGCCGTGCCGAAACCAGTCTGACCACGGCCATCAACTCGCATTTTGCGCTCCGTCTGCGTCACTTGCTGGAGCATGAATCTAAAGTGCCGGCAGGCACCAAAGAGACCGATCACACCTTCTCGGTTGGTCTGGTTTACACCATGAAGTAG
- a CDS encoding NAD(P) transhydrogenase subunit alpha, with the protein MDFVAQLTLFVLAIFLGVELITKVPPTLHTPLMSGSNAISGITVVGALIAAGSDSGLLINVLGFAAVVLATINVIGGFMVTNRMLAMFKRK; encoded by the coding sequence ATGGATTTCGTAGCTCAACTCACTTTGTTCGTGCTGGCGATTTTCCTCGGTGTGGAGCTGATTACCAAGGTTCCGCCGACCCTGCACACCCCGCTGATGTCTGGCTCCAATGCTATCTCCGGCATCACTGTCGTGGGCGCGCTCATCGCAGCCGGTTCTGATTCTGGTCTGCTGATCAATGTGCTGGGCTTTGCCGCGGTGGTTCTGGCCACCATTAACGTGATTGGGGGCTTCATGGTCACCAATCGAATGCTGGCAATGTTCAAGAGGAAGTAA
- a CDS encoding mechanosensitive ion channel family protein: MDQYLEQIQSFANENLMPYAWNIVAAVVIFIIGKWIVSKIAQGVNRMMDKRIDATVAKFIGNIVHIILFAFVIIAALDQLGVETTSLVAILGAAGLAVGLALKDSLGNFAAGVMLILFKPFRVGHYVEAGGAAGTVKEIKIFATIMNTPDNKVITVPNGAIMGSNIVNYSEMPTRRVDMVFGVAYDADLSQVKKILEEILAEDERVLKDPAPVIAVAELADSSVNLLCRPWVNSADYWGVFWGTTETVKRRFDEAGIGIPFPQMDVHLDKSE, encoded by the coding sequence ATGGATCAATATCTCGAACAAATTCAATCATTTGCCAACGAAAACCTGATGCCCTACGCATGGAATATCGTGGCGGCGGTGGTCATCTTTATCATCGGTAAGTGGATTGTTTCTAAAATCGCCCAGGGCGTTAACCGCATGATGGACAAGCGTATCGACGCTACTGTGGCCAAGTTCATTGGCAACATCGTTCACATCATCCTGTTCGCCTTTGTCATCATTGCCGCTCTGGATCAACTGGGTGTCGAAACCACCTCCCTGGTTGCCATTCTGGGTGCCGCCGGCCTGGCTGTTGGCCTGGCCCTCAAGGATTCCCTGGGGAACTTTGCAGCCGGGGTCATGCTGATTCTGTTCAAGCCATTCCGTGTTGGCCACTATGTTGAGGCAGGCGGTGCTGCAGGCACGGTGAAGGAAATCAAGATTTTCGCCACCATCATGAATACCCCTGACAACAAGGTCATTACCGTACCTAACGGTGCCATCATGGGTAGCAACATCGTGAATTATTCCGAAATGCCTACCCGCCGTGTGGATATGGTGTTTGGTGTTGCCTACGATGCGGACCTTTCCCAGGTGAAAAAGATCCTCGAGGAAATCCTGGCCGAGGATGAGCGGGTATTGAAGGATCCGGCTCCCGTGATCGCCGTAGCCGAGCTGGCGGACAGTTCAGTAAACCTGTTGTGCCGCCCCTGGGTGAACAGTGCTGATTATTGGGGTGTTTTCTGGGGAACCACCGAGACTGTCAAACGTCGCTTTGATGAGGCGGGTATTGGCATTCCGTTCCCGCAGATGGACGTGCATCTGGACAAAAGCGAATAA
- a CDS encoding oxygenase MpaB family protein encodes MATPQELSRYQKGPQNPQERILWDRYSHANLDRWRRIQDPLADRCAAQIKFTRPSGLLEEVERRAKEEGGDFQAFLDHCYTVPSWVDFEEMELGRRMYRRNGALQGLVLMCSSLVEGYAHNKPSQVLVATGRLQKDVSRRIYETGQMLHNIVGDDGLKPGGLGHRTIMEVRLLHAAVRQFLRNNPRWDEAKYDMPINQEDMAGTILEFDFMVVRGLKRLGVRISRREHESMHYFWRYAGYLLGVDEALLTTTLEEQEILALQLTSHLYDPTPDSESLAKALLKDMAGKPPFNLPYDVLLAFSRYLIGDSVADDLNIHSSVSSSSAVHVVKTAISAASISMRMLPDPAKRALEGFNHKLGRRTLQAGLGGNPARWGFKSLA; translated from the coding sequence ATGGCCACGCCGCAGGAGCTTTCCCGTTATCAGAAAGGCCCGCAAAACCCGCAAGAACGTATCTTGTGGGACCGTTACTCCCATGCCAATTTGGACCGTTGGCGTCGCATTCAGGATCCGCTGGCCGACCGCTGCGCCGCACAAATCAAGTTCACTCGCCCTTCGGGGCTCCTTGAAGAAGTAGAGCGCAGGGCCAAAGAGGAGGGCGGAGACTTTCAGGCCTTCCTTGATCACTGTTACACGGTGCCTTCCTGGGTGGACTTTGAGGAGATGGAGTTGGGGCGGCGGATGTATCGCCGTAACGGCGCGCTGCAGGGGCTGGTGCTGATGTGCTCCAGCCTTGTAGAAGGCTATGCACACAACAAACCCTCCCAGGTACTGGTGGCCACCGGCCGGCTTCAGAAAGATGTTTCCCGAAGGATCTATGAAACCGGGCAGATGCTGCACAATATCGTCGGTGATGACGGGCTGAAACCGGGCGGACTGGGGCACCGGACCATTATGGAGGTGCGACTGCTTCATGCGGCTGTACGCCAATTTCTGCGTAACAATCCACGCTGGGATGAGGCCAAGTACGACATGCCCATTAACCAGGAGGACATGGCAGGGACCATTCTTGAATTCGACTTCATGGTGGTGCGTGGCCTGAAGCGCCTGGGGGTCCGTATCAGTCGCCGCGAACACGAATCCATGCATTATTTCTGGCGCTATGCGGGCTATTTACTGGGTGTCGATGAGGCCCTGCTTACCACCACTCTGGAGGAGCAGGAAATATTGGCGCTTCAGCTCACCTCGCACCTCTATGATCCGACGCCGGACAGTGAGTCTTTGGCCAAAGCGCTCCTGAAGGATATGGCAGGCAAGCCACCATTTAATCTGCCTTACGACGTTCTGCTGGCCTTCAGCCGCTACCTGATTGGCGACAGCGTCGCGGATGATCTCAACATCCACAGCTCCGTTTCCTCAAGTTCAGCGGTACATGTGGTAAAAACCGCGATCAGTGCGGCCAGCATCAGTATGAGAATGCTACCGGACCCGGCGAAACGGGCGCTGGAGGGTTTCAATCACAAGCTGGGGCGCCGTACTCTCCAGGCAGGGCTGGGCGGGAATCCCGCTCGCTGGGGGTTCAAGTCATTGGCCTGA
- a CDS encoding NAD(P)(+) transhydrogenase (Re/Si-specific) subunit beta has translation MHVSQNWIDIAYLIAAVLFVVGIKGLTKPKTAVRGNLLAAAGMGVAAVVTLLNEHIVTYEIIIAGVVVGGLIGAIMAKKVQMTSMPQMIALLNGFGGGASFAVASAEFFRGSANDTVSIIATGAAVLIGSVTLTGSLVAFAKLQELIDGKPMGFPGMKVVNAILFVGSLAGIGYLVVNPGNEAVFWGLVAAAMLLGLLLVLPIGGADMPVVIALLNSYSGVAASAAGFVMGNSALIITGSLVGASGLILTSIMCKAMNRSLTNVLFGVMAEAGEAMDEDEVYAGKVKSTSAEEVAMLLETAQRVVIVPGFGLAMAQAQHAVRDMADTMEAMGIEVEYAIHPVAGRMPGHMNVLLAEAEVPYEQLKDMDQINPTFEQTDVAIVLGANDVTNPMAREDKGSPIYGMPILNVDKAKTVVVVKRSLSSGFAGLPNPLFAKDNTLMLFGDGKGAVLDITTALKEG, from the coding sequence ATGCACGTTTCCCAGAACTGGATTGATATCGCCTACTTGATTGCCGCTGTTCTGTTTGTTGTCGGCATCAAAGGCCTGACCAAGCCTAAAACTGCGGTCCGAGGCAACCTGCTGGCTGCTGCCGGTATGGGTGTGGCTGCTGTCGTGACCCTGCTTAACGAGCACATCGTTACCTATGAAATCATCATCGCCGGCGTCGTTGTCGGTGGCCTGATTGGCGCCATCATGGCCAAGAAGGTTCAGATGACGTCCATGCCGCAGATGATTGCCCTGCTGAATGGTTTTGGTGGTGGTGCTTCTTTCGCCGTTGCCTCTGCGGAATTCTTCCGTGGCTCAGCCAATGACACTGTGTCCATCATCGCCACAGGTGCTGCTGTACTGATTGGTTCGGTTACCCTGACTGGCTCTCTGGTGGCCTTCGCCAAGCTGCAGGAACTCATCGATGGCAAGCCCATGGGCTTCCCGGGCATGAAGGTGGTTAATGCCATCCTGTTCGTTGGTTCCCTGGCTGGTATTGGCTACCTGGTGGTTAACCCTGGCAACGAAGCTGTCTTCTGGGGCCTGGTGGCTGCTGCCATGCTACTTGGCCTGTTGCTGGTACTGCCTATCGGTGGTGCTGACATGCCGGTGGTGATCGCCCTGCTGAACTCCTATTCCGGTGTGGCTGCTTCTGCCGCTGGTTTTGTGATGGGCAATAGCGCCCTGATCATCACAGGTTCGCTGGTTGGTGCTTCTGGCCTGATTTTGACCAGCATCATGTGTAAAGCCATGAACCGTTCTCTCACCAACGTCCTGTTCGGTGTGATGGCGGAAGCTGGCGAAGCCATGGACGAAGACGAAGTCTACGCTGGCAAGGTGAAGTCCACCTCTGCTGAAGAAGTGGCCATGCTGCTGGAAACAGCTCAGCGCGTAGTCATCGTCCCGGGCTTTGGTCTGGCTATGGCTCAGGCGCAGCACGCAGTACGTGACATGGCTGACACCATGGAAGCCATGGGTATCGAAGTGGAATACGCTATCCACCCGGTTGCCGGCCGTATGCCTGGTCACATGAACGTTCTTTTGGCTGAGGCTGAAGTGCCCTACGAGCAGCTCAAGGACATGGATCAGATCAACCCCACCTTCGAGCAGACGGATGTGGCGATCGTGCTGGGTGCCAACGACGTAACCAACCCGATGGCCCGTGAAGACAAAGGCAGCCCGATTTACGGCATGCCGATTCTGAACGTGGACAAGGCCAAGACCGTTGTTGTGGTCAAGCGCTCCCTGAGCTCCGGTTTTGCCGGCCTGCCCAACCCGCTGTTCGCCAAGGACAACACCCTGATGTTGTTCGGTGATGGTAAGGGTGCTGTGCTGGATATCACCACTGCCCTGAAAGAAGGCTGA
- a CDS encoding ABC1 kinase family protein encodes MTRKTVKRVKTGSVERRFSMAKAGFMAGAKYATASAGTFFTSKDKREERRKEILSARAQELVEELGKLKGSVVKIGQMMALFGEHFLPEEVTTALHTLENQTTALEWSSIQKHLQLQLGEVKLAELEVDPIPLGAASLAQVHRATRKSDGRQLVLKIQYPGVADAIDSDMRALVRLLKLSRMVPITEQFNMWLAEVQEMLRREVDYDLEAHTTRHFRNILADDPRFVVPEIIPEYSSHNIMCMTFEEGIGVSDPAVLGLSQTRRNFIGRAIMELCCREVFEWNKMQTDPNFGNYLLRIGSEPEQDQIVLLDFGAIRDFDNEVLGPGREMIRASYHHDRDRLVRALSALDFLARGTPKRILDDFAALCFEAVEVLQDPERFPPPSNLLNEQLEYRWGQSDLPSRIMSKAGKNALSVHFDVPPKEFIFLFRKLLGAYTFLHVIDAEVRGNTILDPFIQMQEQEDILLVDQKTISPVD; translated from the coding sequence ATGACACGAAAAACGGTAAAACGGGTAAAAACTGGCTCAGTTGAGCGCCGCTTCTCCATGGCGAAAGCGGGCTTTATGGCCGGGGCCAAGTACGCCACGGCCAGCGCGGGTACATTTTTTACCAGCAAGGACAAACGTGAAGAGCGGCGCAAGGAAATTCTCTCCGCCCGGGCTCAGGAGCTCGTCGAAGAGCTCGGCAAGCTGAAAGGGTCTGTTGTCAAAATTGGCCAGATGATGGCGCTCTTTGGAGAGCACTTCCTGCCTGAGGAAGTCACTACGGCACTGCATACTCTGGAAAATCAGACCACCGCGCTCGAGTGGTCGTCAATCCAAAAGCATCTCCAGCTACAGCTGGGCGAGGTCAAACTCGCAGAGCTGGAAGTAGATCCCATTCCTCTGGGTGCTGCGTCTCTCGCCCAGGTACATCGTGCTACTCGCAAGTCTGACGGGCGCCAGCTGGTGTTGAAGATCCAGTATCCCGGCGTGGCGGATGCCATCGACTCGGATATGCGTGCACTGGTTCGGCTACTTAAGCTGAGTCGGATGGTGCCGATTACCGAGCAGTTCAACATGTGGCTTGCTGAGGTCCAGGAAATGCTCCGTCGAGAAGTCGACTATGACCTGGAGGCACACACCACCCGTCACTTCCGCAACATTCTTGCCGATGACCCGCGCTTTGTGGTCCCGGAAATCATTCCCGAATACTCCAGCCACAACATCATGTGCATGACCTTTGAGGAAGGTATCGGGGTGAGTGACCCCGCTGTGCTTGGGCTGTCACAGACTCGGCGTAACTTCATTGGGCGAGCCATCATGGAATTGTGCTGCCGTGAAGTATTTGAGTGGAACAAGATGCAAACTGATCCTAATTTCGGCAACTATTTGCTGAGAATTGGTTCAGAGCCGGAACAGGATCAGATTGTGCTGCTGGATTTCGGCGCCATTCGTGATTTTGATAACGAGGTGCTTGGCCCCGGCCGCGAAATGATTCGCGCCTCCTATCATCACGATCGCGATCGACTCGTCCGAGCCTTGAGCGCGCTGGACTTTCTCGCCCGTGGTACCCCAAAACGGATTCTCGATGATTTCGCCGCCCTATGCTTCGAGGCTGTTGAGGTGCTGCAGGATCCGGAACGCTTCCCCCCGCCGTCCAACCTGCTCAATGAGCAGCTGGAATATCGCTGGGGTCAAAGTGACCTCCCCTCCCGCATCATGAGCAAGGCAGGCAAGAATGCCCTTTCTGTGCACTTTGATGTGCCGCCGAAGGAGTTTATCTTCCTGTTCCGGAAGTTGCTCGGGGCTTACACCTTCCTGCACGTTATCGATGCGGAAGTAAGGGGAAACACGATCCTTGATCCATTCATCCAAATGCAGGAGCAGGAGGATATCCTGCTGGTTGATCAGAAAACAATCAGCCCGGTGGATTGA
- a CDS encoding alpha/beta fold hydrolase produces MARTWVLLRGLVREQKHWEDFPAKMQAALPNDTVVTLDLPGNGIFHDQPSPTCIGGMVIHAREQLKSQGHNGPYHLVALSLGAMTAVQWLSQAPNEVAFAALINSSSSRFSPFWQRLRPANYVRLIREAILVRDPVRKERAILEITSNLHDQAYLHQLADKWVEYARLQPVSLTNSLRQLLAAMRFHAPASLPGSVPAMIICGGGDRLVSPSCSRRMAEAWQLPLKVHPQAGHDLPLDAPQWLINTLIEGVT; encoded by the coding sequence ATGGCAAGAACCTGGGTATTGCTTCGTGGCCTGGTCCGTGAGCAGAAGCACTGGGAAGACTTTCCAGCAAAAATGCAGGCTGCGCTGCCCAACGACACCGTTGTCACACTGGATTTGCCCGGTAACGGGATTTTCCATGATCAGCCCAGTCCCACCTGCATCGGCGGCATGGTGATTCATGCAAGAGAACAACTCAAATCACAGGGGCATAATGGGCCTTATCATCTGGTCGCCCTTTCCCTTGGCGCCATGACCGCGGTCCAATGGCTTTCCCAGGCGCCAAATGAAGTGGCTTTTGCCGCGTTGATCAACTCCTCTTCAAGCCGGTTCAGTCCATTCTGGCAGCGGCTGAGGCCTGCGAACTACGTCCGACTGATTCGGGAGGCCATCCTGGTCAGGGATCCTGTTCGCAAGGAAAGAGCCATTCTGGAAATCACCTCCAACCTTCACGACCAGGCTTACCTCCATCAACTGGCTGACAAATGGGTGGAATATGCCAGGCTACAGCCTGTGAGCCTGACAAACAGCCTGCGACAGCTTCTTGCCGCCATGCGTTTTCATGCCCCGGCAAGCTTGCCTGGCTCTGTGCCTGCCATGATCATCTGTGGGGGAGGGGACAGACTGGTTAGCCCCAGCTGTTCCCGTCGTATGGCAGAAGCGTGGCAGCTGCCCCTCAAGGTCCACCCCCAGGCTGGCCATGACCTGCCTCTGGATGCGCCTCAATGGCTGATAAACACCCTGATTGAAGGGGTAACATAA